DNA from Gracilinanus agilis isolate LMUSP501 chromosome 3, AgileGrace, whole genome shotgun sequence:
tttgtttccaattttttttttaaactcttaccttccgtcttggagtcaataccaagactccaaggcagaagagtggtaagggtaggcaatgggggtcaagtgacttgcccaaggtcacacaactgggaagtgtctgaggccagatttgaacctaggaccttccatctctaggcctggctctcaatccactgagccacccagctgcccccttgttttcCATTTGTATTACTGAAAACAAGCAATCTCCTATGAATGAGCTGTGTTCCAGATGGAACATTTGTAATTTGGTCCTTTTGAAACTGGAATGCATTTTCTTCTAGAAGCCACGATAGGGATCATACTTAATGTGCCTAGGATAGCCCACaaaagcttattattattatctaaaaaGTGAAAGATAAGTATTATTTAGAGTTCTGTGACCTGGGATCTGGGGCCAATGTAgtccaaaaaagaagaaacagaggagCTTTCTTATGTTAGCCATTTAGGTTaacataagaaaattattaaattattaaagaacAAAATGATTAAATAAGAGGTTTATTTTGGACATCCCCTACCTCCCTTTCCATAACTCTTCCAGCTGTGGGTCCCTTTTTCCCTACTAGAGGGCTTCAGTGCCCTTCTGTTTCCTCAAGCTTCCCTACCTTCTTTTCATAGCTTCTTGGCTTCTTAACTCCTAActtctcagactttttttttctacatcAACTTCCATGACTTAATGAATCAAagcatctcagagttggaagagtccTCAGAGGTCAGATGGTTGGTTTAAAAGTTGAAAGGGACCCTGAGGCCCTCTagttccacctcattttacaggatgTTGAAAGGTTTTGTCCAACCAATAAGAATAACCTCTACCGTCAGCCCTAGTTAAGTGGTTATCTAATCCctatttaaaagagataaggaaaactTCCCCTCCACCCTGAACACTGAATTGTTACCATAGTTCTCCTGACATCAAACTAAAACCTGTTCTTCGGACTTCCACCTTCTGCTCCCAGTTTTTCCCCTAAGGTCAACAAATCTAATCATTCTTCCCCATGAATGGTATTTAAATGCATGAAGATAGCAGTCATGAGGCacccatattttttcttctccaggtgaTACATTCCTGGTTCTTAGAGGTTGAGTTATATCCTTATGGGATAATATTCAGTCCCCTCATCATCTTGGTCACCCTACTCAGACCATTCTAGCTTGTCTTTCCCCAAAATGGTGCCTAGAACTGCACAAAATTTTCCAGAAGCTCTCTGACAAAGACAGTATGATCATCGCCCCTGTTTTGAATGTTATGCAGTTCAAAATTgcatttgatttcctttttgacTTCCAAGTCACCCTGCTGATTCATGTTGAGCTTTTAGTCTATTAAAACCTCTCAACAACTTGGGTTCTGGTCGGGGCAGGGGAGATGGTGGTTCTTTGTATGTGTGGGTCATTTGAAAATTCCAGACTGCCTATATTTTGGAATAACCTTTTCAGGGTTGATACAATGGGTACAATCTGTCCCGAGTGACATGGTTCCAGTGAAGCATCAGATTATTGGCTATATGGCtataatgcagaaaaaaaaagcaggttcTGTTTCTGGCACGGATGTGTTCAAAGAGAGCCCATGGTGTGCAAGTACACAAATGGGTAGCTGTGCACATACCAAGTCTGTGAATCACTGCAGGGTTTCCGATAGGATCCTTCTTCCTGTGGCCCCGTTTCTACACTCAGAGCATAGCATGAGGAGGGCTAGCACGGGGCCACCCATGTCTTAGGCACTGATTCTCTCCATCTTTATTGGTATTTTCCTTCAGAGAACATTGTCTGTGGACCATCAATGGACTCAAAGTATAGCCAAGTAGAGTCCTTGGCTCAATCTCTGTTGTAAAAGCAGTTTAAGGGCAGGAACTGATTGATGTCCCATTCCTCCAGGGTATCATGTGTCCTTGGAGGATTATTCTTCAGGGATGGAGTACtgtcctggggaaaaaaagatctggACAAAAACATACCCAGGCTTCGGAAGGGGGCAGGGGTGGGTGCTGAGTTTGGTTtgcttgttttatttaaaatcaaaagTCTTTTTTCTCTTGAGGTAGAAATGTCCTTCAGCCCAGATAAGGCTAACAGTCAATATTTTGTAGCTCAATCTCTTCAGTTGTGCTTTCTGCAAATGAAAAGACATAATAATCATGGGAAAGAGGTAGTGTTGTAGAGTGGTAGAGCTGCtcttttgagtcaggaagacctgggctcaagacttgcctctggcacatactggcttgtgtcacttaacctcttagtatGCCAGGCTGTAAAGTTTCAAAGAATGCTCTAAtctgatatataaaaaataaaatcttaggggcagccaggtggctcagtgagagccagtcctagagatgggagttctaatctggcctcagacacttcctagatgtatgaccctgggcacttaacccccattgcctagcccttatgattattctgccttggaaccaatacacagtattgattctaagatggaaggggagcGTTTAAAAACTAATACTAAATCCTCACAAGAGATAAAAGAATTTCTCACCAGGAGCTCTCTATACCAGTGAAGTCATATGTGTTGGATCCAAAAAATTACCTAAAAACTATGGGATGCCAGAGGTGCCCACTGAAACTGAGACTGTCCTAGAAAACATGCAGACTCAATGATCTCAAGACCAGGAGAATTACCTTTCAGTTTGTGTCTCCTCTTCCTCTGGAATTTGTATGAACACTTATTACAGACCCACATGAGGCTGATTAACACTGTGGCCACAGTACCCAAAAAAGCCAGGACGACTGCCACAAAATGTAGATCTTCGTAGAGAATCTCTAGGGGGAGGACGAGGGAGGGAAGACGGGGAGATAATTTCTCTTTAATAATATGAAGTGTGCCCCAAACACATTCCCTGTTCAATTAGATGTGGGAGAATCCTTTAGGGGCCTCCTTACCAGACACGTGTAATACAATGGTGCCAAACTGGCTGCTTCCGAGTCCTTCGGTCACAGTGACTGTGTAGTAGCCTGTGTCCCTCACGCCTACCTTGAAGAGCTCGATGGAGCCATTGTCGTAAGTACAGACTCGATTCTTGTGGCTTTGGGAGATGTTGGCTTGGTTTCCAGGTTGCCACTCCACGATCTTTTGCATCCCCCAGtaagatgtgtatttccactcaATGGTAGGCACGCCATGGCAGGAATAGTCGATGGAGAGGACAATGTTTTGGGCCACAGTGGCATTGATGTTGGGCTGCGGAATGGTCAGTGATACTCCCTGGCCTGCAACATGAAAGAGGGCATTTGGGAGTTGTGAGGATGCATCTAGGCTGATAATGGCTTCTATTTAGAGATAATACTCTAattatgaagcactttacatacatcatCTGGCTTGATTCTCACAACCGCCTTGTGAAATAGGCTGCACACATGTTACTGATCCTTTTGGAGACAACAAGTTCAGGGAAAGACTTGGCCAAGCCCAAATGGTTAATAAAGAGAAGGGGCAGAACCCAAATCCGGGTCTCATGACCCTTGAGTTCAATGCTCTTCTCCCTGGGCCAGAACACATCACAATCAGAACAGGTGGTTGAAGATGCTGATGACAGTCACCAAAATATCCCAGTGGGTCCATGTCAATCCAAAAGTATGTGATTTATCAAGGTGTGTGTCCACCCTTGACCAACAGACATCACAACCACTCTGTTTCCTAGGAGACAGTATTCAGGAGTTTCTGTGGCCAAAAGAATTTATCCTTTGGTGGCCACCTTTCAAGTGATTAACTTTTCCGAACTTAGAGAGGTTGGTCTTCAATAAACAGACATGTAGTTGTTGGGGATCTATAAGAGAAGCTCTTCCAGCTCCATAGGACTTGTTAAACCTTGTCACTCTTTAGCCTAACCCTTGAGATCTCAGACTGACCTCATGGAAATTTCCATACTCTCATGAGTCATTAGAGGGTGCTTTTAGTGGAAAAAAGGGAAGTAATCTTTTGGCAAAATTGTGaattataaagtgtttttttttttttctgagggggagaggaaggatatTCTTCCTTTGGTTTTAAATCCCACCCAAGCCCCTTTTTTGTTTCAGGAGTCTTTGTCACCTTTAGGGGTCCACTCCTTCCAAAACCATTAAACCTAAGGCAAGTCACATATACTcagtctctggacctcagtttcttcatcagcaaTTGACCTGACCAAAATTACaattaattgtttggaaaaccAAGAATTTAACCCAGAGCTTCTGACTCTGCTTTTTCTACTACACCACACTGCAAATCCTGGTGGGAtgggataaaaatgaaaagagaaagacttAACCCATGTCAACACAAATAAGGAAAGGCAAGCTGTTTTCTGATGATGACAGTGAAGCTGGGGATAAATGCAGATTTAGAGCTTggtggaatcaggaaaatgattTAATCCAACCCTTTCCCTAATTTTACATTTGGAGGAAGtaaggcctagagaggagaaataatctgtccaaggtcaaacaagtAGTAGGTagcaaagccaagattcaaatctggttctACTGACTCCAAATTTTCCATTATAGTACTGGGATGGCTTTGAACAATTAATAAGGTAATTCCTAGAATTGGGACATATTTTTCCCCCACTTCCCCTATGCCATTTGCTTATGAGCACATTacattatgggggcagctgggtagctcagtggattgagagccaggcctagagacaggaggtcctaggttcaaacccggcctcagccacttcccagc
Protein-coding regions in this window:
- the VSTM5 gene encoding V-set and transmembrane domain-containing protein 5, with protein sequence MRPLRSWRRRNRGITLGLFALCLAAARCLQSQGVSLTIPQPNINATVAQNIVLSIDYSCHGVPTIEWKYTSYWGMQKIVEWQPGNQANISQSHKNRVCTYDNGSIELFKVGVRDTGYYTVTVTEGLGSSQFGTIVLHVSEILYEDLHFVAVVLAFLGTVATVLISLMWVCNKCSYKFQRKRRHKLKESTTEEIELQNIDC